The following are encoded in a window of Geobacter metallireducens GS-15 genomic DNA:
- a CDS encoding sigma-54 interaction domain-containing protein: MERNGASENMHKKAGEAGIIRLDAELGIVSLDETSGSLIGSPPESLLGRRIDGIVDLANLGKLMHNGISFSNQVIVAGDRRLACDYVPIVEDDRIVGGVLTVLGVLPKETDGSSDDLKELLRSAGAFMDLDYHGIIILDRNGTVVMVNQSFAEVLDATPQTMIGKHVHQAYHNSQPSRMPVVMETGKPEISSHYMNGKEVFASRYPLIKQGKVIGCVGKILFKDVREISLLANRLQSAREKKTPARAIAEKGSLFKYDIDSIVGQSAKIAELKETLLRVAPKNSNVLLRGESGTGKELCAHAIHAASTRRYAPFVKVNCAAIPDHLLESELFGYADGAFTGAKKGGQVGKFELADTGTIFLDEIGDMPLAMQAKLLRVLQERELVPLGSTVPKVVDVRVVAATNSNLEQLVSEGKFREDLYYRLNVVALTIPALKDRMEDIYIITKNFIDHFNAEFGLSVQGIDSEAWEVLKHHNWPGNIRELRNVLESAFNAVSGPLITKENLPIRLAQLCPHSTLPHEFAPGEDLESYIRQHLGKKNISDMMDDLERVILEKALEICNGNKLHAAQLLGISRPGLYKKLQKYPSLEKT, translated from the coding sequence ATGGAGAGAAACGGCGCTTCTGAAAATATGCACAAAAAGGCCGGGGAGGCTGGAATTATCCGACTTGACGCCGAACTGGGGATCGTCTCCCTGGACGAAACCTCCGGAAGCCTGATCGGAAGCCCTCCCGAATCTCTTCTGGGACGGAGAATCGACGGGATAGTCGACTTGGCGAACCTGGGCAAACTGATGCACAACGGCATCAGCTTCAGCAATCAGGTCATCGTTGCCGGTGACCGGCGTCTCGCCTGCGATTACGTCCCCATCGTGGAGGATGACAGGATTGTCGGCGGAGTATTGACGGTACTCGGCGTACTCCCCAAGGAGACCGACGGCTCTTCGGACGACCTCAAGGAACTTCTTCGCTCTGCCGGCGCTTTCATGGACCTCGACTATCACGGCATCATCATCCTCGACCGCAACGGCACGGTCGTAATGGTAAACCAGTCCTTTGCCGAGGTGCTCGACGCCACCCCGCAGACCATGATCGGCAAGCATGTCCATCAGGCTTATCATAATTCACAACCCTCCCGGATGCCGGTCGTGATGGAAACCGGCAAACCGGAGATCAGCTCCCACTACATGAACGGCAAAGAGGTCTTTGCCAGCCGCTACCCTCTTATCAAGCAGGGGAAAGTGATCGGTTGCGTGGGAAAGATTCTTTTCAAGGATGTCCGCGAGATCTCACTCCTCGCGAATCGGCTGCAGAGTGCCCGAGAGAAAAAAACTCCCGCGAGAGCAATTGCGGAAAAAGGTTCCCTTTTCAAATACGACATTGACAGCATTGTGGGGCAGAGCGCCAAAATCGCCGAACTGAAGGAGACCCTTCTCAGGGTAGCCCCCAAGAACTCCAACGTTCTCTTGAGGGGAGAGAGCGGGACGGGGAAGGAACTCTGCGCCCATGCCATCCACGCTGCCAGCACACGACGCTACGCCCCCTTCGTCAAGGTGAACTGCGCCGCCATCCCTGACCACCTCCTGGAATCGGAACTCTTCGGTTACGCGGACGGGGCCTTTACCGGGGCCAAAAAAGGAGGGCAGGTCGGCAAGTTCGAGCTGGCCGACACCGGCACCATCTTTCTTGACGAGATCGGTGACATGCCCCTTGCCATGCAGGCAAAACTTCTCCGAGTTCTTCAAGAGCGGGAACTGGTCCCCTTGGGAAGCACCGTCCCAAAGGTAGTTGATGTGCGAGTCGTGGCGGCAACCAACAGCAACCTCGAACAGTTGGTCAGCGAAGGGAAATTCAGGGAGGACCTCTATTATCGGCTTAATGTGGTCGCCCTTACCATTCCTGCGCTGAAGGACAGAATGGAAGACATCTACATCATCACGAAAAATTTCATTGATCATTTCAACGCTGAATTCGGCCTCTCCGTCCAGGGAATCGACAGTGAAGCGTGGGAGGTCCTCAAGCACCACAACTGGCCCGGCAATATCCGCGAGCTTCGCAACGTGCTCGAAAGCGCCTTCAATGCAGTAAGCGGCCCTCTCATCACCAAAGAAAACCTCCCAATCCGTCTCGCCCAACTCTGCCCACATTCCACGCTGCCCCATGAGTTTGCGCCTGGAGAGGATCTGGAAAGTTACATTCGACAGCACCTGGGAAAGAAAAACATTAGTGATATGATGGACGACCTTGAACGGGTAATCCTGGAAAAAGCCCTTGAAATCTGCAACGGCAACAAGCTCCACGCCGCTCAACTCCTCGGCATATCCCGCCCAGGTCTCTACAAAAAGCTCCAGAAGTACCCCTCACTGGAAAAAACATAA
- a CDS encoding DUF485 domain-containing protein: protein MAADQHNWTKIANHPRFVELHRKKMVFLYGWWAFSAGFYFLLLLGAGYTPGFFGLEIIGNINVGYLLALAQFVVSFGIAIHYGRVADRDFDRLTQELVKQIG, encoded by the coding sequence ATGGCAGCAGATCAGCATAACTGGACCAAAATAGCCAATCATCCCAGATTCGTGGAACTCCACCGGAAAAAGATGGTTTTTCTCTACGGCTGGTGGGCATTTTCTGCCGGATTCTACTTCCTGCTCCTCCTTGGAGCGGGATACACTCCCGGATTCTTCGGCCTTGAAATCATCGGCAACATAAACGTCGGCTACCTCCTGGCCCTTGCCCAGTTCGTCGTAAGCTTCGGCATTGCCATTCACTACGGCAGGGTTGCCGACAGGGACTTCGACAGGCTCACCCAGGAGCTTGTCAAGCAAATCGGATAG
- a CDS encoding IclR family transcriptional regulator → MKQDLSLHQTGSVEHVIALLETLTEDTPIHSVATISSRLGISRNKAFRLLATLESRELVEKDKHGSYRLGTAAADLARRLLDNVNIIGHARPVLNELARRHGEAVYLSVLKDDDVIFLDVADCAGVEGSGSLVGKRFPSLATSAGKAIRSLQSRDLLEKLLGGKRGRQRSVDLEAIIGELEVIRKHGVAIDEGGGTSSAATAVRDYTGKIVCALTVLGPSVRMLRDRIEKEIAPSLMEGAEVLSLRFGYAK, encoded by the coding sequence ATGAAACAGGATCTCTCACTTCACCAGACAGGATCAGTGGAACACGTCATCGCACTGCTGGAAACACTGACCGAAGACACTCCGATCCACTCTGTGGCCACCATCTCGTCGCGGCTCGGCATTAGCCGCAATAAGGCGTTTCGCCTCCTCGCTACCCTTGAGTCCCGAGAACTCGTGGAAAAGGACAAGCATGGCTCATACCGCCTCGGCACCGCGGCTGCGGACCTGGCTCGACGTCTTTTGGACAACGTGAACATAATCGGCCACGCACGGCCGGTGCTGAATGAACTGGCGAGAAGACACGGAGAGGCGGTCTACCTGTCGGTCCTGAAGGACGACGACGTGATATTTCTCGATGTTGCCGATTGTGCCGGGGTAGAAGGTTCCGGCTCCCTTGTCGGCAAGCGGTTCCCCTCCCTGGCCACCAGCGCCGGCAAGGCAATCCGGTCGCTCCAATCACGGGATCTGCTGGAAAAACTCCTGGGAGGGAAGCGCGGGCGTCAGCGCTCCGTGGATCTGGAGGCGATCATCGGTGAACTTGAAGTCATCAGAAAACACGGTGTTGCCATTGACGAGGGGGGGGGAACCAGCAGCGCGGCAACGGCGGTACGAGACTATACCGGAAAAATTGTTTGCGCCCTGACGGTGCTCGGCCCGTCGGTCAGAATGCTTAGGGACCGCATCGAGAAGGAAATTGCACCGTCCCTCATGGAGGGTGCTGAGGTGCTTTCTCTTAGATTCGGCTATGCGAAGTAA
- a CDS encoding ATP-binding protein codes for MAAQNQFKIASNAIRIANSTEHPHHVRLKAFAHLITEAFHCSSATIYLADERDHLLHRKISTLLPDEISDCIIPFGKGVAGRCAAHARPIYRGISSLHPHEPSLGTEHQVHAHPIIDGERLLGVLTIGLPDTTLLDGEDLELLQVLLIEAAGIIRRKRSRDDMNKRLEEFSFLYRISNAMLSTIKLNRLVHLILSAITSGTPPVFDRAMLFLANERTEILQGMTGIARAGGPEPPADLPPAPTPDSLNVSDEEIALLQQTEFCRLVKATRLPLDSTQNHISKAVLDRQLVLVRAPRRESPIDRSFNRKFGGTPFAIAPLIAHNQVIGAIVVDNCTSGRPITPDELNLLQLFTNQAGMAAENSILYNRLEETNRNLHETQERLLQGEKLAAIGQMAAGIAHEIKNPLVSVGGFAGRLKRRFPADTEEWQYADLITREVQHLETMLTDILFFSKKTTICYSRCSINQIIEDALSVVALPIEEKGIKVEKILASRLPSVLGDYQQIRHVFINLFSNANDVMEPGGVLEIESLPAQIDGSRAVSVKVSDTGAGILLEHIHTLFSPFFTTKEKGTGLGLAIAHKIITAHGGTITVKNRETGGAEFTVVIPVSP; via the coding sequence ATGGCTGCTCAGAATCAATTCAAGATAGCCAGCAATGCGATTCGGATAGCCAACTCCACCGAACACCCTCACCATGTCCGGCTGAAAGCCTTCGCGCACCTCATTACCGAAGCCTTCCACTGCTCATCGGCGACCATCTACCTGGCCGACGAGAGAGACCACCTGCTCCACCGAAAGATATCCACTCTCCTCCCCGACGAAATCAGCGATTGCATTATCCCCTTCGGCAAGGGAGTTGCAGGACGATGCGCGGCGCATGCCAGACCAATCTACCGCGGAATCTCGTCATTGCACCCCCACGAGCCCTCCCTGGGCACCGAACACCAAGTACATGCCCACCCCATCATCGACGGAGAGCGACTGCTGGGGGTCCTGACCATCGGCCTCCCCGACACCACCCTTCTCGACGGGGAGGATCTCGAACTTCTGCAGGTCCTCTTGATCGAGGCCGCCGGCATTATCCGCCGCAAGCGCTCCCGCGATGACATGAACAAGCGGCTTGAGGAGTTTTCTTTCCTCTACCGCATCAGCAACGCGATGCTCTCCACCATCAAGCTGAACCGACTCGTGCACCTGATTCTTTCAGCCATCACGTCGGGGACCCCCCCTGTTTTCGACCGTGCCATGCTCTTTCTGGCCAACGAACGGACCGAGATCCTCCAGGGAATGACCGGCATCGCCCGGGCCGGGGGACCTGAACCGCCGGCGGACCTGCCACCCGCCCCCACGCCGGATTCCCTGAACGTATCAGACGAAGAGATTGCCCTCCTACAGCAAACCGAATTTTGCAGACTTGTCAAGGCGACGCGGCTTCCCCTGGACAGCACCCAGAACCACATCTCCAAGGCAGTGCTCGACAGGCAGCTGGTCCTTGTCCGCGCCCCCCGTCGCGAATCCCCCATTGACCGATCCTTCAACCGGAAGTTCGGCGGTACCCCATTCGCCATCGCCCCACTCATCGCCCACAATCAGGTCATCGGCGCCATCGTCGTCGACAACTGCACCAGCGGACGCCCCATCACCCCCGATGAACTCAATCTGCTGCAACTGTTCACCAACCAGGCGGGAATGGCGGCGGAAAACTCCATCCTCTACAACCGGCTCGAAGAAACCAACCGCAATCTCCACGAGACCCAGGAGCGCCTCCTGCAGGGGGAGAAACTGGCTGCCATCGGCCAGATGGCCGCCGGAATCGCCCACGAGATCAAGAACCCTCTCGTTTCGGTAGGGGGCTTTGCGGGACGGCTGAAAAGGAGATTCCCCGCCGATACCGAGGAATGGCAATACGCGGATCTCATCACCCGTGAAGTCCAGCATCTGGAAACCATGCTGACCGACATCCTCTTCTTCTCGAAGAAGACGACCATCTGCTACAGCCGGTGCAGCATTAACCAGATTATCGAAGACGCCCTCTCGGTGGTCGCTCTCCCCATCGAGGAAAAAGGAATTAAGGTTGAAAAAATCCTGGCATCGCGCCTCCCCTCGGTCCTGGGCGACTACCAGCAGATCCGCCACGTTTTCATCAACCTGTTCAGCAACGCCAATGACGTCATGGAGCCTGGGGGCGTCCTGGAAATCGAGTCCCTCCCCGCCCAGATCGACGGAAGCCGAGCCGTCTCAGTCAAGGTTTCCGACACAGGAGCAGGGATTCTCCTTGAACATATCCATACCCTCTTCAGCCCCTTCTTCACCACGAAGGAAAAAGGGACCGGCCTCGGTCTGGCTATCGCCCACAAGATCATAACGGCCCATGGAGGCACCATCACGGTTAAAAACCGCGAGACCGGAGGAGCTGAATTCACCGTCGTCATCCCGGTATCCCCCTAA
- a CDS encoding solute symporter family protein, producing the protein MKRLAPFCIAALLMGGAAVAAEPAKQATPSQTSAVSAAAPAPAPMASAAAATAKSTAAPAAGAPAKIKTNKAITLSMFALIVLATLGVVVWAARKTQTAADYYTAGGGITGLQNGWAITGDVVSAASFLGMSGLISLYGIDGFLYSTGPILGFVTILLLMAEPLRNAGKYTMGDILCFRASPKPVRAAAAISTVAVSTFYLLAQMVGAGKLMQLLLDIPYKVSVIGVGTLLIIYVVFGGMKATTWVQIIKASLLLSAAVLLSILVAVKAGMNPLRLFADVVNSGAVQDHVRIAVLKHPLPEPGFDYGRRFLQPGLFLKNPLDQISLGLAWVLGAAGLPHIMMRFFTVPNAKEARKSIRVSVFLMGAFFIMTTFLGFGAAIHITPQKVAAMDKGGNMATLLLAQYLGGGEGSIGGDLFLAFVCAVAFATILAVVSGLVLAASAAIAHDIYVNIVKNGKADQKEQVLTARITSLVVGTAAIWLGIAAEKENIVALVALAFAVAASGNFPVIILSLFWRKFNTAGIVSGIVVGTIAAIGLVLVSPNMTYPKKIAADAKNVIDTLEKKQATGEILAEKDLNALNKARTDYTKNKDGKSIMGLDNPLFPLKNPGIVSVPLGFLAAIIGCLAFRDRRAEEMFDEIYVRQNTGIGIAEAIDH; encoded by the coding sequence ATGAAACGATTGGCTCCATTTTGTATTGCAGCACTTCTCATGGGGGGCGCAGCCGTCGCAGCCGAACCAGCCAAGCAAGCGACACCCTCCCAGACCTCCGCCGTTTCCGCGGCGGCCCCGGCGCCAGCCCCTATGGCATCCGCGGCGGCCGCGACGGCCAAGAGCACTGCCGCCCCCGCAGCCGGCGCGCCCGCCAAGATCAAGACCAACAAGGCCATCACCCTCAGCATGTTTGCCCTCATCGTCCTCGCCACCCTGGGGGTCGTGGTCTGGGCAGCCAGGAAGACCCAGACCGCTGCCGACTACTACACAGCCGGCGGCGGCATCACCGGCCTGCAGAACGGTTGGGCCATCACCGGCGACGTGGTCTCGGCTGCCTCGTTCCTGGGCATGTCGGGACTCATCTCTCTCTACGGGATCGACGGGTTTCTCTACTCCACCGGACCGATCCTCGGCTTCGTGACCATTCTCCTCCTCATGGCTGAACCGCTCCGCAACGCCGGTAAGTACACCATGGGTGACATCCTCTGCTTCCGGGCCTCCCCGAAGCCGGTCCGGGCCGCGGCGGCCATCTCCACCGTGGCGGTTTCCACCTTTTATCTCCTGGCCCAGATGGTGGGCGCCGGCAAACTGATGCAGCTCCTGTTGGACATCCCCTACAAGGTGTCGGTCATCGGCGTCGGCACACTCCTCATTATCTATGTGGTGTTCGGCGGCATGAAGGCCACTACCTGGGTACAGATCATTAAAGCGTCTCTCCTTCTGTCCGCTGCGGTGCTTCTGTCGATATTGGTGGCGGTCAAGGCGGGGATGAACCCCCTGCGCCTCTTTGCAGACGTGGTCAACAGCGGCGCTGTTCAGGATCATGTCAGGATCGCCGTGCTCAAGCATCCGCTCCCCGAGCCTGGATTCGATTACGGCAGGCGCTTCCTCCAGCCAGGCCTCTTCCTGAAGAATCCCCTCGACCAGATATCGCTGGGCCTCGCTTGGGTTCTGGGAGCCGCCGGCCTCCCTCATATCATGATGCGCTTCTTCACGGTGCCCAACGCCAAAGAGGCGCGTAAGTCGATCCGGGTCTCGGTTTTCCTTATGGGTGCCTTTTTCATCATGACTACCTTCCTCGGCTTCGGCGCCGCCATCCACATCACCCCCCAGAAGGTCGCAGCCATGGACAAAGGTGGCAACATGGCGACCCTCCTGCTTGCCCAGTACCTGGGCGGGGGTGAAGGCTCCATTGGCGGCGACCTATTCCTCGCCTTCGTCTGTGCGGTGGCCTTCGCCACCATCCTGGCCGTCGTCTCGGGGCTGGTGCTTGCGGCCTCCGCCGCCATTGCCCACGACATCTACGTAAACATCGTAAAAAACGGCAAGGCCGACCAGAAGGAACAGGTCCTGACCGCCCGCATCACTTCGCTTGTGGTGGGCACGGCCGCCATCTGGCTGGGAATCGCCGCCGAAAAGGAGAATATCGTCGCCCTGGTGGCCCTTGCCTTTGCCGTGGCCGCATCGGGTAACTTCCCGGTCATCATCCTCTCGCTCTTCTGGCGCAAGTTCAACACAGCGGGGATCGTCTCGGGCATTGTGGTCGGCACCATTGCCGCAATTGGCCTCGTGCTGGTCTCTCCCAACATGACCTACCCGAAAAAAATCGCAGCCGATGCCAAGAATGTGATTGATACCCTGGAGAAAAAGCAGGCGACCGGCGAGATCCTGGCGGAGAAGGATCTGAACGCCCTGAACAAGGCACGAACCGACTACACCAAGAACAAGGACGGCAAGTCGATCATGGGGCTGGACAATCCGCTCTTCCCGCTGAAGAACCCCGGCATCGTCTCTGTCCCCCTCGGCTTCCTGGCCGCCATCATCGGCTGCCTGGCCTTCAGGGATCGCCGTGCCGAAGAGATGTTCGACGAAATCTATGTACGTCAAAATACCGGAATTGGTATTGCCGAGGCAATAGATCACTAA
- a CDS encoding enoyl-CoA hydratase-related protein, whose translation MAMPQLTDATLELSERVALLTFCRNDVRNALTGTTLVDDILATLDWANRTPEVSVLVMTGEGAAFSSGGNVKEMRDRQGIFSGSSMTIQDQYRRGIQRIPLAMERAEIPLIASVNGPAIGAGFDLACMCDIRIGSSEAVVGETFINLGIIPGDGGAWFLQRLVGYQRAAELTFTGRLVDATEALKLGIFLEVTEPTQLIPRSHELASRIASKSPHAVRMTKRLMKHAQRGDLADFLDLCACFQGMAHHTDDHREAINAFLEKRAPVYAGR comes from the coding sequence ATGGCAATGCCACAACTGACCGATGCGACCCTTGAACTTTCAGAGCGAGTGGCGCTCCTTACTTTTTGCCGTAACGACGTGCGCAACGCCCTGACGGGAACCACCCTGGTGGATGACATCCTAGCGACCCTCGATTGGGCCAACCGGACACCGGAGGTATCGGTGCTGGTAATGACCGGCGAGGGAGCAGCATTTTCTAGCGGTGGCAACGTGAAGGAGATGAGGGACCGGCAGGGAATCTTCAGCGGCTCTTCCATGACCATCCAGGATCAATACCGTCGCGGGATCCAGCGGATTCCTCTGGCCATGGAACGGGCAGAGATTCCCCTTATTGCGTCGGTGAACGGCCCCGCCATTGGCGCAGGATTCGATCTCGCCTGCATGTGCGACATTCGCATCGGCTCATCGGAAGCAGTTGTCGGTGAGACCTTCATCAATCTAGGTATCATCCCCGGCGACGGGGGGGCTTGGTTCCTCCAACGGCTTGTGGGGTATCAGCGGGCAGCTGAACTTACCTTTACAGGGCGTCTAGTGGATGCCACAGAAGCGCTGAAGCTTGGGATATTTCTGGAGGTGACCGAACCGACCCAGCTCATACCACGGTCTCATGAGCTGGCGAGCCGCATCGCCAGCAAATCCCCCCATGCCGTACGCATGACCAAGCGGCTTATGAAACATGCCCAGCGGGGAGATCTGGCCGATTTCCTCGATCTGTGCGCCTGTTTCCAAGGGATGGCGCACCATACCGACGATCACCGAGAGGCCATCAATGCCTTCCTCGAAAAAAGGGCTCCCGTCTATGCAGGCAGGTGA
- the istB gene encoding IS21-like element ISGme4 family helper ATPase IstB: MSDIQHQRMVTLCDDLKFLAVTDVYADLADAAAKQESSYIDYLEQVLKAENDVRQGRSRHTMAKLAGFPAIKTLEDYDFDFATGAPKQRILDLSAMAFLERRENVILLGPSGTGKTHLAIALGYRATQCGVKVRFISAADLMLQLESAQRQGRYKEVMRRSVLGPRLLIIDEIGYLPFSETQANLFFQVIAKRYETGSVILTSNLSFGEWEQAFGGNTALTSAMLDRLLHHAHVIQIRGDSYRLKEKRRAGILGQQLPTPQMDD, from the coding sequence ATGAGCGACATCCAGCACCAGCGTATGGTCACCCTCTGCGACGACTTGAAGTTTCTGGCGGTGACCGATGTGTACGCCGACCTTGCCGATGCTGCGGCAAAGCAGGAGTCGTCATACATCGACTATCTCGAGCAGGTACTCAAGGCCGAGAACGACGTCCGGCAGGGGCGCTCGCGCCACACCATGGCAAAGCTCGCGGGCTTTCCCGCGATCAAGACCCTTGAGGATTATGACTTCGATTTTGCCACCGGCGCCCCGAAGCAGCGAATCCTGGACCTATCGGCAATGGCGTTTCTGGAGCGTCGGGAGAATGTAATCCTGCTCGGTCCCAGCGGTACCGGCAAGACTCACCTCGCCATTGCCCTCGGCTACCGGGCAACCCAGTGCGGCGTGAAGGTGCGCTTCATTTCCGCTGCGGACCTGATGCTGCAACTCGAAAGCGCCCAGCGCCAGGGGCGGTACAAGGAAGTAATGCGGCGCAGTGTCCTGGGGCCGAGACTACTCATCATCGACGAGATTGGATACCTTCCGTTCAGCGAAACACAGGCAAACCTGTTCTTTCAGGTGATCGCCAAAAGGTACGAAACAGGTTCCGTCATCCTCACCTCGAACCTGAGCTTTGGGGAATGGGAACAGGCTTTCGGCGGCAACACGGCACTCACATCAGCAATGCTCGACCGGTTGCTGCACCACGCCCATGTCATTCAGATCAGGGGTGACAGCTACCGATTGAAAGAGAAGCGCCGAGCTGGCATTCTCGGGCAGCAACTGCCGACACCCCAGATGGATGATTAA
- the istA gene encoding IS21-like element ISGme4 family transposase: MIGKEECMEVRILKKQGKSIREISRITGLCRNTVRKFLRSTADPRYKERAKRPGKLDPFKAFLEERVKAALPHRIPAPVLAREIASFGYDGCERTVRTFLATLYSRVTPEPVVRFETEPGKQMQADWCELRRGKHPLYAFVGTLGFSRDSFVVFTTSQAFDVLRECHEMAFSFFGGVPREVLYDNMKTVVLERNAFGEGKHRFHSGLWDTAKHFGFIPRLCKPYRAKTKGKVERFNRYLRYSFYYPLVSRLKQAGLTLDVATANIEVRNWLNDVANCRIHGETSERPCDRLKIERAAMSPLPPRVKVEQGKPEVITPMPWPVIPLQRPASFYDQILQEGRL; this comes from the coding sequence ATGATCGGAAAGGAAGAGTGTATGGAAGTCAGAATTCTCAAGAAACAGGGCAAAAGCATCCGGGAGATCTCGCGGATCACCGGGCTATGCCGAAACACGGTCAGGAAGTTCCTCAGATCAACGGCCGATCCCAGATACAAAGAACGGGCGAAGCGGCCGGGGAAGCTAGATCCATTTAAAGCCTTTCTCGAAGAGCGGGTGAAGGCGGCGCTGCCACACCGGATTCCTGCTCCGGTGCTTGCTCGGGAAATTGCCAGCTTTGGCTACGATGGCTGCGAGCGCACCGTAAGAACGTTTTTGGCGACACTTTACTCCCGTGTCACTCCGGAGCCGGTTGTCCGGTTTGAAACGGAGCCCGGCAAGCAGATGCAAGCCGACTGGTGCGAATTGCGCAGGGGTAAACACCCATTGTACGCGTTCGTTGGAACCCTTGGTTTCAGCCGCGATTCGTTCGTCGTCTTCACCACCAGCCAGGCCTTTGATGTCCTTCGTGAGTGCCATGAGATGGCATTTTCCTTCTTCGGCGGCGTCCCGCGTGAAGTGCTCTATGACAACATGAAGACTGTGGTTCTGGAGCGAAACGCCTTCGGCGAGGGCAAGCACCGCTTCCACTCCGGCCTGTGGGACACAGCCAAGCATTTCGGGTTTATCCCCCGGCTGTGCAAGCCGTACCGCGCCAAGACCAAGGGAAAGGTCGAGCGGTTCAACCGCTACCTGCGGTACAGCTTCTACTATCCGCTGGTCTCGCGCCTTAAGCAGGCAGGATTAACTCTCGATGTCGCGACCGCCAACATCGAGGTCCGTAACTGGCTTAATGACGTAGCCAACTGCCGAATCCATGGCGAGACCAGCGAGCGCCCCTGCGATCGTCTCAAGATCGAGCGCGCGGCAATGTCGCCGCTGCCGCCAAGGGTTAAGGTTGAGCAGGGCAAGCCGGAAGTCATCACTCCCATGCCGTGGCCGGTGATCCCACTTCAGCGCCCCGCCTCCTTCTATGATCAGATCCTTCAGGAGGGGCGGCTATGA
- a CDS encoding IS5 family transposase: MRGAETKTEALFCYLSPESYVPKDHPLRSIRAMVDKALAELSPQFEAMYSHTGRPSIPPEQLLKALLLQALYTIRSNRLLVEQISYSILFRWFVGLALDEKVWDHSSFSTNLERLIDTDVARLLLAKVVEQARRAKLLSDEHFSVDGTLIEAWASIKSFRPKDGPKPPVGRNTERDFHGEKLKNDTHASTTDPDARIARRSSGKEAKLSYHGHALMENRNGIIVDARITHATGTAERDTAVEMIADVAGNKRITMGGDKGYDTKECVKDLRALKVTPHIAQNTANRRSAIDGRTTRHEGYKTSLRIRKRIEEAFGWLKTVGNLRKTRHRGIAKVDWC, from the coding sequence ATGCGCGGCGCCGAGACAAAAACCGAAGCTCTGTTCTGTTATCTCTCCCCTGAGTCGTACGTCCCGAAGGACCACCCCTTGCGGTCGATCAGGGCGATGGTGGATAAGGCCCTTGCAGAGCTCAGCCCGCAATTCGAGGCCATGTACTCCCACACCGGCCGGCCCTCGATTCCTCCTGAGCAGTTGCTTAAAGCACTTCTGCTTCAGGCGCTGTACACCATCAGGAGTAACCGTCTGCTGGTGGAGCAGATCAGCTACAGCATCCTGTTCCGCTGGTTTGTGGGATTGGCCCTGGACGAGAAGGTCTGGGACCACTCCTCGTTTTCCACCAACCTGGAGCGGTTGATCGATACCGACGTGGCACGGCTGCTCTTGGCAAAAGTAGTTGAGCAGGCCCGAAGGGCAAAGCTGTTGTCCGACGAGCACTTCAGCGTTGACGGCACCCTCATCGAGGCGTGGGCTTCTATCAAGAGCTTTCGGCCCAAGGATGGACCAAAGCCTCCAGTGGGTCGTAACACGGAGCGTGATTTCCACGGCGAAAAGCTCAAAAACGACACCCATGCCTCCACCACCGATCCGGATGCGCGGATTGCCAGGAGAAGCTCGGGCAAAGAGGCGAAGCTCAGTTACCACGGGCACGCTCTCATGGAGAACCGCAACGGGATCATCGTCGATGCCAGAATCACCCACGCAACCGGTACCGCTGAGCGGGATACCGCAGTCGAGATGATCGCAGACGTCGCCGGTAACAAGCGGATCACCATGGGCGGCGACAAGGGCTACGACACCAAAGAGTGCGTCAAAGATCTGCGAGCACTCAAGGTAACCCCTCACATTGCTCAGAACACCGCTAACCGCCGCTCAGCCATCGATGGCAGGACTACCCGCCACGAAGGCTACAAAACCAGCCTGAGGATTCGCAAGCGGATCGAAGAGGCCTTCGGCTGGCTCAAGACTGTCGGCAATCTCCGCAAGACCCGGCATCGGGGAATAGCGAAAGTCGACTGGTGTTAG